In Primulina eburnea isolate SZY01 chromosome 14, ASM2296580v1, whole genome shotgun sequence, the following proteins share a genomic window:
- the LOC140812331 gene encoding ATP phosphoribosyltransferase 2, chloroplastic-like, which produces MSALRTIFLLPTSSISPFSPSSSSGCWFPAKLAISRGSDTSPVTVVNGNVDKQSYERNEVRLGLPSKGRMAADTLDLLKDCQLSVRQVNPRQYVAEIPQITNLEVWFQRPKDIVRKLISGDLDLGIVGLDTVKEYGQGSEDLILVHDTLEYGDCRLSLAIPKYGIFENINSLEELARMPQWTPERPLRVATGFTYLGPRFMEENGLKHVSFSTADGALEAAPAMGIADAIVDLVSSGTTLRENNLKEIDGGIILESQAVFVASKRSLLQRKDVLDITHEMMERLEAHLRAAGQFTVTANMRGRSAEEVAERVLSQTSLSGLQGPTVSPVFCKRDGKVAVEYYAIVICVPKKALYKSVQQLRAIGGSGVLISPLTYIFDEETPRWRRLLSNLGL; this is translated from the exons ATGTCGGCTCTGAGAACGATTTTTCTGCTTCCCACGTCTTCAATTTCACCTTTCTCGCCGTCCTCTTCTTCAGGTTGCTGGTTTCCGGCGAAATTGGCCATTTCGCGTGGCTCAGACACGTCTCCAGTTACTGTGgtgaatggaaatgtggataagCAGTCTTATGAGAGAAATGAGGTTCGGCTTGGATTGCCGAGCAAAGGTCGAATGGCTGCAGACACTCTTGATCTTCTCAAA GATTGTCAATTGTCAGTGAGGCAGGTGAATCCAAGGCAGTATGTCGCAGAAATTCCTCAG ATTACTAATTTGGAAGTTTGGTTTCAACGGCCTAAAGACATCGTGAGAAAATTAATATCTGGAGATTTGGACCTTGGAATTGTTGGATTGGACACTGTTAAAGAGTATGGCCAG GGGAGTGAAGATCTCATTCTTGTCCATGACACTCTGGAGTATGGAGATTGCCGTTTATCTCTAGCA ATTCCCAAGTATGGCATATTTGAGAATATAAATTCTTTGGAAGAGCTAGCACGAATGCCACAGTGGACACCAGAGAGACCTCTGAGAGTTGCTACTGGTTTCACATAT TTGGGTCCAAGGtttatggaagaaaatggaCTGAAGCATGTCTCCTTTTCAACTGCTGATGGTGCTTTGGAGGCTGCTCCTGCA ATGGGGATTGCCGATGCTATTGTGGACCTTGTGAGTAGTGGAACCACGTTAAGagaaaataatttgaaagaaattGATGGTGGAATTATTTTGGAAAGTCAG GCTGTTTTTGTTGCTAGCAAGAGGTCCTTGCTTCAACGGAAAGATGTGCTTGATATAACACACGAAATGATGGAAAGACTGGAGGCACATTTAAGGGCTGCTGGCCAGTTCACG gtaactgccAACATGAGGGGTAGAAGTGCAGAAGAAGTGGCTGAGCGAGTTCTGAGCCAAACCTCTCTATCTGGTTTGCAG GGACCCACTGTAAGCCCCGTTTTTTGCAAGCGCGACGGGAAGGTAGCGGTGGAATATTATGCTATAGTTATTTGTGTGCCTAAAAAAGCACTTTACAAGTCTGTTCAACAGCTTAGAGCG ATTGGAGGGAGTGGGGTTCTCATTTCTCCTCTGACGTACATTTTTGACGAGGAAACTCCAAGATGGCGCCGACTTCTTTCAAACTTGGGGCTTTAG
- the LOC140812952 gene encoding nifU-like protein 2, chloroplastic, translating to MALNPSFCSSHSRLHQTLETCSSSTASSSTTTAAAAIVLFRRSVYPPAEVASFVGSRVQLLGRLNQLRPASPGGLRKIGVKAVAMPESAVELPLTADNVESVLDEIRPYLIADGGNVALHEIDGNVVKLKLQGACGSCPSSTMTMKLGIERRLMEKIPEVVAVEAIPDEETGLELNEENIEKVLEEIRPYLVGAAGGDLELVAIDEPIIKLRITGPAAGVMTVRVAVTQKLREKIPAIAAVQLLS from the exons ATGGCCTTGAATCCTTCCTTCTGTTCAAGCCATTCAAGGCTCCATCAAACCCTAGAGACCTGTTCTTCCTCTACAGCATCATCGTCCACGACAACCGCCGCTGCCGCCATTGTTCTGTTTCGTCGCTCTGTATATCCGCCGGCAGAG GTTGCAAGTTTCGTCGGCTCTCGAGTTCAGCTTTTGGGGAGGCTCAATCAGCTGCGGCCGGCGTCACCGGGTGGTTTGCGGAAGATTG GTGTAAAAGCAGTTGCAATGCCTGAATCAGCTGTGGAACTACCACTCACGGCAGACAATGTCGAGAGTGTGTTAGATGAAATCAGGCCTTACCTCATAGCAGATGGAGGCAATGTTGCACTACATGAAATTGACGGAAATGTCGTAAAATTGAAATTACAGGGGGCATGTGGCTCATGTCCTAGTTCTACAATGACGATGAAATTGGGCATTGAGCGTCGGCTTATGGAAAAAATTCCTGAAGTTGTTGCGGTTGAGGCAATACCTGATGAAGAAACTGGCCTTGAGTTGAATGAAGAAAACATAGAGAAG GTACTTGAAGAAATAAGACCATACCTGGTTGGGGCAGCAGGTGGAGATTTGGAGCTAGTTGCCATTGACGAGCCAATAATTAAGTTACGAATTACTGGTCCTGCAGCCGGTGTCATGACTGTTCGAGTTGCTGTGACTCAGAAACTTCGAGAAAAAATTCCTGCCATTGCAGCTGTTCAACTTTTGTCGTAA
- the LOC140812535 gene encoding WEB family protein At3g51220-like, with protein MEEFYDVDENHVDYRSNVDTSRPFRSVKEAVAVFGERSLVGLGEIYSSKQPFSFSERVTPIFSPSQNVCKESWSSYGQNISLSDTVKKLEAELEETKAELKLLKEKESDTEVALAMLNAELHESMSKLAQVDHLASSITPVRGAGDMITKDGQEEKRESRTSSQNLRQILNVGQSEGLFWGKKVVKKKPIIPLVGGLFSGKKRPSTSMYTSLHSSSRLHWN; from the coding sequence ATGGAAGAATTCTACGACGTCGATGAAAATCATGTCGATTACCGCTCGAATGTGGACACTTCGCGGCCTTTTCGCTCGGTTAAGGAGGCCGTGGCGGTTTTCGGGGAGCGGTCCTTGGTTGGACTTGGAGAGATTTACTCCTCCAAGCAGCCATTCTCTTTCTCCGAGAGAGTAACACCGATTTTCTCGCCAAGTCAGAATGTATGCAAAGAATCATGGTCTAGTTACGGTCAGAACATCTCTCTCTCGGACACTGTGAAGAAGCTCGAGGCCGAACTCGAGGAGACGAAGGCGGAGCTTAAGCTGCTCAAGGAAAAAGAATCAGACACGGAGGTGGCACTGGCGATGTTGAATGCTGAGCTCCACGAGAGTATGTCCAAGCTGGCACAAGTGGATCACTTGGCTTCATCGATCACTCCGGTTCGAGGGGCGGGGGATATGATCACAAAGGATGGTCAAGAGGAGAAGAGGGAAAGTAGAACAAGTTCACAAAATTTGAGACAGATTTTGAATGTGGGGCAGAGTGAAGGCTTGTTTTGGGGGAAGAAAGTGGTGAAAAAGAAGCCCATAATTCCTCTTGTTGGAGGTCTTTTCTCAGGCAAAAAAAGGCCATCTACAAGCATGTATACTTCTCTTCATTCATCTTCTCGTTTGCATTGGAATTGA
- the LOC140811859 gene encoding uncharacterized protein At5g49945-like — translation MANSRSPSSSSSSSSLFFSPLFLLRPRGDTFLYLFALISIFSLLLHHLSAAPAHPHFEGFDADDDDFPLEDTNEEQVVPPLRSPAPPISLSTSTPESHHGPPESQIQPDHNPSSNSVKFPSTSSFEYWDEDEFEGIPQDLVPPQEGEVEPESTSTGVHSDLGHPENMENSRKSDVKFPKKLSYYTVEIACVSFLILFTINYFTGKRENENLALAWASKFAARDSIFEKNFSLLGVGETDDSPLLLQEGNNVFKFYASGRRFCSGLLATMDLKSRHDLISKLYNMVVPCKDEITFEVYMNDDAMDHVIFALARKKLAKTMQKEMKDLQRFSGLVAPPSGKKWVAEELQVISESKEVAGDLINDVVLDQVFGEKAFEKFGKLFISMYFSDQQIGSSKKMLVFKFALPDVNHMADMTRLVALVPYYIDLVGRYKLSSHARSKTEVARAKVAQETYKEIQNARQEALQKKKADQRKKLEEAEAKLSAEALRKKEAKEHARQMKKAMPKIKMSRSG, via the exons ATGGCGAATTCGAGATccccttcttcttcttcttcttcttcgtctCTCTTCTTCTCCCCGCTCTTTCTCCTCCGCCCCAGAGGCGATACCTTCCTCTATCTATTCGCTCTGATCTCCATCTTTTCTCTCCTCCTCCACCACCTCTCCGCCGCCCCTGCCCACCCCCATTTTGAAGGCTTCGACGCCGATGATGACGATTTCCCACTCGAAGACACCAATGAGGAACAAGTTGTTCCTCCACTTCGTTCCCCCGCGCCGCCGATATCCCTatccacttccactccggagtCCCACCATGGCCCTCCTGAATCCCAGATTCAACCGGACCACAACCCTAGTTCCAATTCCGTGAAGTTCCCTTCAACCTCGTCGTTTGAGTACTGGGATGAAGATGAATTTGAAGGGATTCCTCAGGATTTGGTTCCACCTCAGGAGGGTGAAGTGGAGCCTGAGTCTACTTCCACTGGTGTTCATTCTGATTTGGGTCATCCCGAGAATATGGAGAATTCCCGTAAATCGGATGTGAAATTTCCGAAGAAGCTGAGTTATTATACGGTTGAAATTGCGTGTGTTTCGTTTTTGATCTTGTTTACGATAAATTATTTTACTGGAAAAAGAGAAAACGAGAATCTGGCCTTGGCGTGGGCGAGTAAATTTGCTGCTAGGGACtcgatttttgaaaaaaacttTAGCTTGTTGGGAGTGGGGGAGACCGATGACTCTCCCCTTTTGCTTCAGGAAGGGAATAATGTATTTAAGTTCTATGCCAGCGGTAGGAGATTCTGCTCCGGATTGCTGGCCACCATGGATCTTAAGAGCAGACATGATTTGATATCAAAGTTGTATAATATGGTTGTGCCTTGCAAGGATGAGATCACGTTTGAGGTTTATATGAATGATGATGCTATGGATCATGTGATTTTTGCCTTGGCGAGGAAGAAATTGGCGAAGACAATGCAGAAGGAGATGAAAGACTTGCAGAGGTTTTCTGGGTTGGTGGCGCCTCCCAGTGGGAAGAAGTGGGTCGCTGAGGAGTTGCAGGTTATTTCGGAGTCTAAGGAGGTTGCTGGGgatttgatcaatgatgttgtTCTGGATCAG GTTTTTGGTGAGAAGGCTTTTGAGAAATTCGGAAAGTTATTCATCTCGATGTATTTTTCTGACCAACAAATCGGCTCAAGCAAGAAGATGCTAGTGTTTAAGTTTGCTCTTCCTGATGTTAATCACATGGCTGACATGACTCGTTTGGTTGCACTTGTTCCCTATTACATTGATCTAGTTGGCCGATATAAGCTCAGCTCACAT GCTCGATCTAAAACAGAAGTAGCTAGGGCCAAAGTTGCCCAAGAGACTTATAAAGAGATTCAGAATGCCAGGCAAGAAGCATTACAGAAAAAGAAAGCCGACCAAAGGAAGAAGTTGGAGGAGGCTGAAGCAAAGCTAAGTGCCGAGGCTCTTCGGAAGAAGGAGGCAAAAGAGCATGCCCGCCAAATGAAGAAAGCCATGCCGAAAATCAAGATGAGTAGGTCTGGCTAG